In one window of Deltaproteobacteria bacterium HGW-Deltaproteobacteria-6 DNA:
- a CDS encoding ABC transporter ATP-binding protein: MMLVKILFRNAFHNKLRSSLTILGIAVAILAFGLLRTVVSSFYAGVEAASTSRLVTRNAISIIFPLPISYTEKIRQVEGVKLVSYGNWFGGVYINEKNFFPNFCVEPHTYFALYPEFVLDEKQKRAFMADRKGAVAGKKLAAKYGWRAGDTITLKGTIYPGNWEFILRAIYTGRDKTVDETQFFFHWAYLNEGIKRTWPGSAEQVGFYMIGVARPDIAPDVALTIDKLFKNSLAETLTETEKAFNLGFIAMSEAIVTAIQMVSFIVIFIIMAVVANTMAMTTRERTGDYAIMKTLGFGGEDITILIFGEALVLTLTGALIGIILTFPLAQIFGHQLSTFFPVFLVSTRTIYMDIAAALLIAFLAAIIPTRHAIRIRIADGLRRIG, encoded by the coding sequence ATGATGCTCGTCAAAATCCTCTTTAGAAACGCCTTTCATAACAAGCTCAGGAGTTCGCTCACCATTTTGGGCATTGCCGTGGCCATCCTGGCGTTCGGTTTACTGCGCACGGTGGTCAGCTCCTTTTACGCGGGCGTGGAAGCGGCATCCACCTCGCGCCTCGTCACACGCAACGCCATTTCCATTATCTTTCCACTGCCCATTTCCTACACGGAAAAAATCCGGCAGGTGGAAGGCGTCAAACTGGTGTCCTACGGCAACTGGTTTGGCGGCGTCTATATTAATGAAAAAAACTTCTTTCCGAATTTTTGCGTGGAGCCCCATACCTATTTCGCCCTGTATCCCGAATTTGTTCTGGATGAAAAACAGAAAAGAGCTTTTATGGCCGACCGCAAAGGCGCTGTGGCGGGGAAAAAACTGGCGGCCAAATACGGCTGGCGGGCAGGTGATACCATCACGCTCAAAGGAACCATCTATCCGGGCAACTGGGAGTTTATCCTGCGGGCGATTTATACGGGCCGCGATAAGACCGTTGATGAAACGCAGTTTTTCTTCCATTGGGCTTATCTCAATGAAGGGATAAAAAGAACGTGGCCCGGCTCGGCCGAGCAGGTCGGCTTTTACATGATCGGCGTGGCCCGGCCCGATATCGCGCCGGATGTGGCGCTCACGATCGACAAATTATTTAAAAATTCTCTGGCGGAAACATTGACGGAAACGGAAAAGGCTTTCAATCTGGGCTTTATTGCCATGAGCGAAGCCATCGTCACGGCCATTCAGATGGTGTCGTTTATCGTCATCTTTATCATCATGGCCGTTGTCGCCAATACCATGGCCATGACCACCAGGGAACGCACCGGCGATTATGCTATTATGAAAACGCTGGGGTTCGGCGGAGAGGACATCACGATTCTGATCTTCGGCGAAGCGCTGGTGCTCACGCTTACCGGCGCACTGATCGGCATTATCCTGACGTTCCCTCTTGCGCAGATCTTCGGCCATCAGCTCTCAACGTTTTTTCCGGTCTTTCTGGTTTCCACCCGGACGATTTACATGGACATTGCCGCGGCGTTGCTCATCGCGTTTCTGGCGGCGATCATTCCCACCCGTCATGCGATCCGCATCCGCATTGCCGACGGTTTAAGGAGGATCGGCTGA
- a CDS encoding multidrug ABC transporter permease: MTVPFSYSFHNLWKRRLTTALTVAGMALVVFVFAAVLMMAEGLQKTLVETGSPHNVVVVRKASQSEVMSTIERKSAAIVEMLPQIAAGESGEPLMARESVVLIALKKKGDEQSSSHSNVVVRGIGAESLRLRPQVKLVAGRMLRMGSSEVIVGNSIAKGFQGVGLQQTLTWGMRTWTVVGIFDAGNTGFSSEIWGDVDQVMQAFRRPVYSSLIFKLQNPDSFDAAKKSIENDPRLTLEAKRETRYYRDQSEMMAKFLRILGMSLTIIFSIGAIIGAMITMYSAVAGRTAEIGTLRALGFRRRNILLAFLTESLLLGFIGGCLGLFFASFMQFITISTVNFQTFSELAFKFTLTPGIIAQSMSFALAMGLIGGVLPALRASRLKIVDALRAA; encoded by the coding sequence ATGACGGTGCCTTTTTCCTACAGCTTCCACAATCTCTGGAAGCGGCGTCTGACAACCGCTTTGACGGTAGCCGGCATGGCGCTGGTGGTCTTTGTTTTTGCCGCCGTGCTGATGATGGCCGAAGGCCTCCAGAAAACACTGGTGGAAACCGGCTCGCCCCACAATGTGGTGGTGGTGCGCAAAGCGTCTCAATCGGAAGTCATGAGCACCATTGAGCGCAAATCCGCCGCCATTGTGGAAATGCTGCCCCAAATCGCCGCAGGGGAAAGCGGCGAACCCCTGATGGCCAGGGAATCGGTCGTACTGATTGCCCTGAAAAAGAAAGGGGATGAACAGTCCTCCAGTCATTCCAACGTGGTGGTGCGCGGCATCGGGGCGGAATCCCTGCGGCTTCGGCCGCAGGTCAAACTGGTGGCGGGCCGGATGCTGCGGATGGGCTCATCGGAAGTTATTGTCGGCAACAGCATCGCCAAAGGATTTCAGGGCGTGGGCCTGCAGCAGACTTTGACCTGGGGGATGCGCACCTGGACAGTCGTCGGCATTTTTGACGCGGGCAACACCGGTTTCAGTTCGGAAATCTGGGGCGATGTCGATCAGGTCATGCAGGCTTTCCGGCGCCCGGTCTATTCGTCGCTCATTTTCAAATTACAGAATCCGGATAGCTTCGACGCCGCAAAAAAGTCCATTGAAAATGATCCGCGCCTTACGCTGGAAGCGAAACGTGAAACCCGGTATTACCGGGATCAATCGGAGATGATGGCCAAGTTTTTACGGATTCTGGGCATGTCGCTGACCATCATCTTCTCCATTGGCGCGATCATCGGCGCGATGATCACCATGTATTCCGCCGTCGCCGGCCGCACGGCGGAAATCGGCACACTGCGCGCCCTGGGTTTCCGCAGGCGCAATATTCTGCTGGCGTTTCTGACCGAGTCGCTGCTTCTGGGTTTCATCGGCGGGTGCCTCGGGCTTTTCTTTGCTTCATTCATGCAGTTTATCACGATCTCGACGGTCAACTTTCAGACGTTTTCCGAACTGGCTTTTAAATTCACGCTGACGCCCGGCATTATCGCGCAATCAATGAGTTTCGCGCTCGCGATGGGGTTGATCGGCGGCGTGCTCCCGGCGCTGCGCGCCTCGCGCCTGAAGATTGTGGACGCCCTCAGGGCTGCCTGA